Genomic DNA from Amycolatopsis alba DSM 44262:
GACCAGGTCGTTGACGTCGCGGACGGCGACACCCGACCCCTTCGAGATCCGGACGCGGCGCGACGCGTTGATGATCTTCGGATCCGCCCGCTCGGCGGGGGTCATGCCGCGGATGATCGCCTGCAGCTTGTCGAGCTGCTTGTCGTCGACCTGCGCGAGCTGGTCCTTCATCTGCCCGGCGCCGGGCAGCATGCCGAGCAGGTTGCCGATCGGGCCCATCTTCCGGACCGCGAGCATCTGCTCGAGGAAGTCTTCGAGGGTGAGCTGGCCGCTGCCGAGCTTGGCCGCGGTCTGCTCGGCCTTCTCCTGGTCGAAATGCTGTTCGGCCTGCTCGATGAGGCTGAGCATGTCGCCCATGCCGAGGATCCGGCTGGCCATCCGGTCCGGGTGGAAGAGGTCGAAGTCCTCGAGCTTCTCACCGTTCGACGCGAACAGGATCGGCTGGCCGGTGACCTGGCGGACCGACAGCGCGGCACCACCGCGGGCGTCACCGTCGAGCTTGGTGAGCACGACACCGGTGAAGCCGACGCCGTCGCGGAACGCCTCGGCCGTGGTGACCGCGTCCTGGCCGATCATCGCGTCGACGACGAACAGCGTCTCGTCCGGCGAGACGGCGTCGCGGATGTCCGCGGCCTGCTTCATCAGCTCTTCGTCGACACCGAGACGGCCGGCGGTGTCGACCAGGACGATGTCGTGCTGGGCGCGCTTGGCCTCGTCGATGGCGCGGCGGGCGACGTCGACCGGGTCGCCGACCCCGTTGCCGGGTTCCGGCGCGAACGTGGCGACCCCGGCCCGCTCGCCGACGACCTGCAGCTGCGTGACCGCGTTGGGGCGCTGGAGGTCACAGGCGACCAGCATCGGCGCGTGGCCCTGCTTCTTCAGCCACATCGCGAGCTTGCCCGCGAGGGTGGTCTTACCGGCACCCTGCAGACCCGCGAGCATGATGACCGTCGGCGGGTTCTTCGCGAACGTGAGCCGCCTGGTCTCGCCGCCGAGGATGGTGACGAGTTCCTCGTTGACGATCTTGATGACCTGCTGCGCCGGGTTCAGCGCGCCGTGCACCTCGGCGCCCTTGGCGCGTTCCTTGATCCGGGCGATGAAGTCCTTGACCACCGACAGCGCGACATCCGCCTCGAGCAGCGCGATACGGATCTCGCGCGCGGTGGCGTCGATGTCGGCGTCGGAGAGCCTGCCCTTGCGAGACAGGGTCTGCAGGGCGGACGTGAGCCGATCGGAGAGGGTGTCGAACACGGGTGTGCACGCTCCAGCTGGGTCGTTGTGGCTCGCCGGTACGAACCGGCGGCTTCCCAGGGTAGTCGGTGTCCGGGGCCGGCGTCTGAGGCGGTTGCGGACGGGCCCGCCTATCCGGATTCCCCGGCGAGGTCTTCTGCCGCGCCCTTCCCCGCCTCGGTGGTGCGCCGCAGGAAGTCGGCGATCAGGTCCAGTTCGGCTTCGCTGTAGCCGGCGCAGAGGTCGTCCATCCTCGAATTCATCCCGGCGAGGTGCCGGTACATCTCACCGTCACGGTCGCCGGTCACCGAGACGACGACAGCCCGGCGGTCCGTCGCGTCCGCCGGGCGATCACGGGTGACCCATCCCGCGCGCTGCAACCGGTCCAGCACCCCGGTCATCGTCGCGGGATGCAGGCCTGCGTGCTTCGCCAGCGCGCTCGGGCTCAGCGGGCCGTTCAGGTTGAGCAGTTCGAGACAGTCGAAGTCCACCGGTTTGAGCGCGACCTTGGCGCTGACCTGGTGGTTGAAGAGCGCGAGCTGGTTGTTCAGCTCTCGCAACCCCTCTTTGATCACCGCGACCTTCCGGCGCCAGGACCTGCCGCCAGGTGTTACGGAATTCATATAATCTCGTTTCCATGCTCATAAGTGATACGGTTTTCATATTGTATGGCACTCATCGAGGAGGACGCCGTGTACCTGATCACCGGAGTGAGCGGCACCGTCGGGCGGCCGCTGATCGACAGCCTCGTCGGGGCGGGCGCCCGCGTACGCGCCCTGACCCGCGACGCCAAGTCCGCGGCTGAATGGCCTTCGGGAGTCGAAGTCGTCGAAGGGGACCCATCGCTTCCCGAAACCGTCGCACCCTTCCTGACAGGCGTCACCGGCGTCTTCCTGCATTCGCGAGCCGCGGCCGCCGCACCCGCCGGACTGCTCGCCCTGGCCAAGGAGCACGGCGTGCGGCGAGTGGTCGCGTTGTCCGCCACCAACGTCGACGAACCGGCGGAGCACCAGCCGTCACGTTTCCAGGGCGACCGGAACAAGGAGGTCGAACAGGCCGCCATGGACAGCGGACTGGACTGGGTGAGCGTGCGGGCTTCCTTCTTCGCGGCCAACACCCGGCTGACGTGGGCGGGCCAGATCAGTGCCGGTGATGACGTCTTCGGCCCGTTCCCGGACTTCGCCGAAGCGCCGCTGCACGAACGGGACCTGGCCGAGGTGGTGGCCCGCGCCCTGCTGACCGACGGGTTCACCGGCCGGAAACTCGAGGTGACCGGCGCACGTTCGCTCACCCACGCGGAAATGGTCGAGGTGATCGGCACCGTTCTCGGCAGAACCCTGCGGTACCGGGAGATTCCGGCGGACTCGGCCGCGGCGGCCATGATCGCGCGAGGCTTTCCCGAAGCCTTCGTCGAGGCGTTGATGAACAGATACCGGAGGCTTTCCGGACAGCCCGGCCTCGTCACAGACGGAGTGGCGGAAGTGCTCGGGCGCCCGCCGCGGAGCTACGCGGACTGGGTCGCGGACAACGCCGCGGCGTTCCGGGTCTGACGCGAAACAGGGCTCCGGGACCGGTCGCCCCTCGCAGACCGGTACCGGAGCCCCTACGGAAGGCTCACCTCCCCGCGAGCCGACCGTAAGCACACTTGGC
This window encodes:
- a CDS encoding NAD(P)H-binding protein, encoding MALIEEDAVYLITGVSGTVGRPLIDSLVGAGARVRALTRDAKSAAEWPSGVEVVEGDPSLPETVAPFLTGVTGVFLHSRAAAAAPAGLLALAKEHGVRRVVALSATNVDEPAEHQPSRFQGDRNKEVEQAAMDSGLDWVSVRASFFAANTRLTWAGQISAGDDVFGPFPDFAEAPLHERDLAEVVARALLTDGFTGRKLEVTGARSLTHAEMVEVIGTVLGRTLRYREIPADSAAAAMIARGFPEAFVEALMNRYRRLSGQPGLVTDGVAEVLGRPPRSYADWVADNAAAFRV
- a CDS encoding MarR family winged helix-turn-helix transcriptional regulator, coding for MNSVTPGGRSWRRKVAVIKEGLRELNNQLALFNHQVSAKVALKPVDFDCLELLNLNGPLSPSALAKHAGLHPATMTGVLDRLQRAGWVTRDRPADATDRRAVVVSVTGDRDGEMYRHLAGMNSRMDDLCAGYSEAELDLIADFLRRTTEAGKGAAEDLAGESG
- the ffh gene encoding signal recognition particle protein, which gives rise to MFDTLSDRLTSALQTLSRKGRLSDADIDATAREIRIALLEADVALSVVKDFIARIKERAKGAEVHGALNPAQQVIKIVNEELVTILGGETRRLTFAKNPPTVIMLAGLQGAGKTTLAGKLAMWLKKQGHAPMLVACDLQRPNAVTQLQVVGERAGVATFAPEPGNGVGDPVDVARRAIDEAKRAQHDIVLVDTAGRLGVDEELMKQAADIRDAVSPDETLFVVDAMIGQDAVTTAEAFRDGVGFTGVVLTKLDGDARGGAALSVRQVTGQPILFASNGEKLEDFDLFHPDRMASRILGMGDMLSLIEQAEQHFDQEKAEQTAAKLGSGQLTLEDFLEQMLAVRKMGPIGNLLGMLPGAGQMKDQLAQVDDKQLDKLQAIIRGMTPAERADPKIINASRRVRISKGSGVAVRDVNDLVNRFFEARKMMAQMAGRFGFGGGGGGSKNRKGKKGKKGKGRGPTQPKVRGGFPGGMPMLPPGGGMPGGGGMPDLSQLGGMNDVPGFDPTKFKFPKDK